A window of Chlamydiales bacterium genomic DNA:
GAGCTCTTCTTGTTAAAAACTGGCCATAAAGAATGCAAATAAGTCCCCAGGCAATTTGTAGAAGGAGATATAAGGGAGCTTCTTCTAGGGAAATAACACCTGTATAGATACGAGAAGGTATGTCGATAAGGCAGCGAAAGGGTTGTAAGCTTAAAACAGGTTGCATCCAATTTGGAAAAAGAGGAAGTGGTACGAGCATGCCGGAGAAAAAAAAGGAAACATTTAAGAGAATACGCTGAACACCATCTCCTGAAAATGTCCAAAAAAGAGAAAGTAGAACAAGGGTTGTGATTGCTGCTGCAAGAATTAGGGATAAAATTAAAGAGAACAGAAATACGAAAAAAGCGAATAGTGAAACGGGTGGTAATAGATCGAAAAAAAGACTTGCTATAATAAAAACAGGAAGGGCCCTCAAGAGCGTTGGGGCTACTCGAATGGCGACTGATTTTGTATACCAAAGTAAATAGAGGTCCAAAGGGCGCAAAAGTTCATAAGCTACGTTGCCCGATCGAATTTGCTCTTCAGCATCCTTATCAAAATTCCAGGGAAGTAATTGTAAAAGAGCTTGAGATATCCATATAAAGGCGATCGCTTCTTGTTTCGAGAGGGGCTCATTTCCAGAGGCATTTTGATAAAAGGCCGTTAAAATCATGGTTTTAACAAGCCCCCAGAAA
This region includes:
- a CDS encoding ABC-2 family transporter protein encodes the protein MKMYLAILKCRMATLFQYRMAAFAGLCTQIFWGLVKTMILTAFYQNASGNEPLSKQEAIAFIWISQALLQLLPWNFDKDAEEQIRSGNVAYELLRPLDLYLLWYTKSVAIRVAPTLLRALPVFIIASLFFDLLPPVSLFAFFVFLFSLILSLILAAAITTLVLLSLFWTFSGDGVQRILLNVSFFFSGMLVPLPLFPNWMQPVLSLQPFRCLIDIPSRIYTGVISLEEAPLYLLLQIAWGLICILYGQFLTRRALKKFVIHGG